The DNA sequence GCTGCCCGCGTTGGGTTGTGCGGTCTCGTTCACGGTCACTGTGGCGGTGGCATTGACGCAGGGCGGTGGCGCGGTCACCGTGTAGGTGTAGATGCCGGGCGCATGGATGGCGGGATCATAAGTGCCGCCGAAGGCACCGCCACCAGGGGCTGTCCATGTGCCGCCCGGCGCGGGGTTGCCACCGAGTTGTCCGAAGAGATTGGCCGGTGCGGAACTCTCACACAGCGTGATCGCGCCGGGAGAACCGGCACTGGGCTGCGGCACGATGGTCAAGGTCAAGGTGGCCTGCGCGCTCACGCAGGGTGGCGCGGCGCTGACCGTGTAGGTGTAGTTGCCGGAAGCGGCCGTCGCGGGATCGAGTGTGCCGGGCACCTGCCCACCCCCGGGGCCGGTCCACGTGCCACCGGGATCCGGGCTTCCACCCAACAGCGAGGTGAGTCCCACGGGCGCACCGGAACTGCAAAAGGATGCGCTGGCGTTGCTGCCCGGGTTGGGTTGCGCGGTCTCGGTCACGGTCACCGTGGCGGTGGCATTGACGCAGGGCGGTGGCGCGGTCACCGTGTAGGTGTAGATGCCGGGCGCATGGATGGCAGGATCATAAGTGCCGCCGAAGGCACCACCACCAGGGGCTGTCCATGTGCCGCCTGGCGCGGGGTTGCCACCGAGTTGTCCGAAGAGGTTGGCCGGTGGGGAACTCTCACACAGCGTGATCGCGCCGGGAGAACCGGCACTGGGCTGCGGCACGATGGTCAAGGTCAAGGTGGCCTGCGCGCTCACGCAGGGTGGCGCGGCGCTGACCGTGTAGGTGTAGTTGCCGGAAGCGGCCGTCGCGGGATCGAGTGTGCCGGGCACCTGCCCACCCCCGGGGCCGGTCCACGTGCCACCGGGATCCGGGCTTCCACCCAACAGCGAGGTGAGTCCCACGGGCGCACCGGAACTGCATAAGGATGCGCTGGCGTTGCTGCCCGCGTTGGGTTGTGCGGTCTCGTTCACGGTCACTGTGGCGGTGGCATTGACGCAGGGCGGTGGCGCGGTCACCGTGTAGGTGTAGATGCCGGGCGCATGGATGGCAGGATCATAAGTGCCGCCGAAGGCACCACCACCAGGGGCTGTCCATGTGCCGCCCGGCGCGGGGTTGCCACCGAGTTGTCCGAACAAGTTCGTGGGTGCCGAGGTCTCACACAAGGTGATCGCGCCCGGCGTGCCCGCACTGGGCTGAGGCACGATGGTCAAGGTCAAGGTGGCCTGCGCGCTCACGCAGGGTGGCGCGGCGCTGACCGTGTAGGTGTAGTTGCCGGAAGCGGCCGTCGCGGGATCGAGCGTACCGGGCACCTGCCCACCACCAGGGCCGGTCCACGTGCCACCGGGATCCGGGCTTCCACCCAACAGCGAGGTGAGTACCACAGCCGCGCTGGAACTGCACAAGGAAGCAGTGGCATCCAGGCCAGCGTCAGGCTGCGCATTCTCGGTCACCGTCACCGCGGCGGTGGCATCCGGGCATGGTGCCACGCCAGTCACCGTGTAGGTGTATACACCCGACGTATGGGTCGCTGGATCGTAGGTGCCGCCGAAGGCACCGCCACCTGGGGCCGTCCAACTGCCACCGGGCATCGGGTTGCCGCCGAGATAGGTCGCCAGATCCGCTGGAGAGCCCGTGCTGCAGAAGGAGACGCTTCCATTCGTGCCGGCATTCGGCGCGGGGTTCACCGCAACGTTCACAGTGGCTGAGACCGCTGTGCAGGGGGGAGGTGCGTTCACCGTATAGGTGTAAACCCCCTGCGCATCAGTGGCGGGGTTGAAATTGCCACCGAACGGTTGTCCACCCGGACCTGTCCACGACCCCCCGGGGGTGGGCGATCCACCGAGCTGGCCGAGGAGGGCGATGACCGGATCGGAAGAACAGACCGTGACCGAACCATTCGTGCCCGCGCTGGGCTGTTGTGTCACCGACACATTGATCACGGCTTGCACGGTGCAGGCGGGTGACGCGTTGGTGACGGTGTAGGTATATGCCCCGGCCGGATCGGTGGCGGGATCGAAGGTGCCCGGGTGTGGCACGCCCCCGGGTCCCGTCCAAATACCACCTGGTGTGGGTGCGCCGCCGAGGACGCCGAAGAGACCAACAGGCGCTGCGGTGGAACACAAAGCGAGTGGGCCACCTGTGCCGGCGTTCACCGGGCAGGCGGCGATGGTGGCCGCCAGCACGGGGATGGGATCGTTGCCACAGGCCGCGCTGCCCCATGATCCGGTCTCACTGTCGCCGAAGGTGTTCACCGTCACGTTCGCATTGATGCCGTTCACACAGGCCGGCCCGCTCACCGTGGTGATGGTCCAGCAGAACTGCCAGTTCACAGCGCCGGTGCAGAAATCCCCGAAGTTGTTGCCAGGGTTGGCGTCCGCCGGGATGTTGTAGTTGTAGAAAAAGCCCGGACCCTGCGGGCCGATGTTGGTTCCTGCCGTGCCCTGTACGCTGTTGTACCAACCCCAGGTGCCGGTGCCGGAGCAGGAGGGGGGCGGTGGTCCGGGCACAAGTGTGCTCATGTCCCAACCGGGTCCGAAATTGGCCACGATACCGTGGAACCAGTTGGAGTTCGTGGAGTTCCAAAAGGTGACCGTGAAACAGAAGGTCACCGTTTCCCCACAACCATAAGTGCCGCCATTGGCCGGTGGCGATGCCGTGAAGACCCATCCCTGCATGCAGGGTTGTGCGGCCACCGGGGCCAGAAGAAGACCCAGATGCCAGGTGAACAGGAATTTCAGCGTGCGGGGTGTCACCATGTGGTGTGCTTCGGAGTGGATGACCGATCCGCGGTTCCCTTGGTTGTCTTCAAGTCGCCAGGATGTGCAACACACGATAAAGGTCGGGGTCGAAAGGCTTCTT is a window from the Flavobacteriales bacterium genome containing:
- a CDS encoding gliding motility-associated C-terminal domain-containing protein; this encodes MVTPRTLKFLFTWHLGLLLAPVAAQPCMQGWVFTASPPANGGTYGCGETVTFCFTVTFWNSTNSNWFHGIVANFGPGWDMSTLVPGPPPPSCSGTGTWGWYNSVQGTAGTNIGPQGPGFFYNYNIPADANPGNNFGDFCTGAVNWQFCWTITTVSGPACVNGINANVTVNTFGDSETGSWGSAACGNDPIPVLAATIAACPVNAGTGGPLALCSTAAPVGLFGVLGGAPTPGGIWTGPGGVPHPGTFDPATDPAGAYTYTVTNASPACTVQAVINVSVTQQPSAGTNGSVTVCSSDPVIALLGQLGGSPTPGGSWTGPGGQPFGGNFNPATDAQGVYTYTVNAPPPCTAVSATVNVAVNPAPNAGTNGSVSFCSTGSPADLATYLGGNPMPGGSWTAPGGGAFGGTYDPATHTSGVYTYTVTGVAPCPDATAAVTVTENAQPDAGLDATASLCSSSAAVVLTSLLGGSPDPGGTWTGPGGGQVPGTLDPATAASGNYTYTVSAAPPCVSAQATLTLTIVPQPSAGTPGAITLCETSAPTNLFGQLGGNPAPGGTWTAPGGGAFGGTYDPAIHAPGIYTYTVTAPPPCVNATATVTVNETAQPNAGSNASASLCSSGAPVGLTSLLGGSPDPGGTWTGPGGGQVPGTLDPATAASGNYTYTVSAAPPCVSAQATLTLTIVPQPSAGSPGAITLCESSPPANLFGQLGGNPAPGGTWTAPGGGAFGGTYDPAIHAPGIYTYTVTAPPPCVNATATVTVTETAQPNPGSNASASFCSSGAPVGLTSLLGGSPDPGGTWTGPGGGQVPGTLDPATAASGNYTYTVSAAPPCVSAQATLTLTIVPQPSAGSPGAITLCESSAPANLFGQLGGNPAPGGTWTAPGGGAFGGTYDPAIHAPGIYTYTVTAPPPCVNATATVTVNETAQPNAGSNASASLCSSGAPVGLTSLLGGSPDPGGTWTGPGGAQVPGTLDPGLAASGSYTYTIPAVPPCLSASAVLTINIVQPPQAGIGGQLSLCENAPVTDPSGWLGGTPDPGGTWTDPLGQVVTSVDPATAIGGNYTYTVTGTPPCPSAQAVVALTIASLPNAGPDGAITICANGVATALNNGLGAGAQPGGSWTGPNGPSSGAFDPTADTPGAYVYTVNGTGACAGNISTATVAVGLWPVPVPSFIAAPSSGCAPLTVQFINTTPGPLQSALWSFGNGFSNASVPSTSHVYGYAGEYDVTLQVTDAHGCTGTVTIADAVVVSSGPPALFSVTPLRVSTEDPTVSVTHGPTPGVEYTWTLDGQPLTGGASFALTIAPALAGTYEICLTATSALGCTNVFCVEVVVEDELTPYVPNAFTPDGDGLNDVFIPSVLGIDPERYDLIIYDRWGHIVFETREHTVGWNGGYRNEGEILPQGVYVWHLIVSDGYSRIQRDMMGTVTLLK